From the genome of Oscillatoria sp. FACHB-1407, one region includes:
- a CDS encoding S8 family peptidase, translating to MLFSGDYPGGATASHRQLAQTDLRNAVYAMAPSRSGQLHSAFAAPRSATAQSLRHAALKTQSDIRPTTPLRPTRVLRGNQQLRGSLSTSDRLNPLGEGIDLFSDDYRLTRVKAGQQVHVRLSTPDFTPTLQLINARTGRLIRSSGVALTFTVRPGVRYLVRVTSAFTREIGDYRLSTERFTPRSTQQFNFFWGHGLINATAAVARAAGKSEFPDVTNLDGTRWGLDLIKAPEVWAQGFTGQGVTVAVLDEGVDYSHPALSNNIWNNADEIPDNGVDDDRNGFVDDVRGWNFIDNNNDPDDLGGHGTHVAGTIAASKEGLGVTGVAYNARIMPVRVLSSEGGTDDGVAQGIRYAVENGADVINMSLGRFTGGPLSPNVQAALRLARQKGVVVVVAAGNERQALGATRSQKYTTFIGANRLGISVGSVTSRRQVNSFSNPAGNSPSAFFVAPGFDIRSTIPGNSYFYDSGTSMATPHVAGVVALMLSANPDLTPTQIEDILAATADRGLSLVL from the coding sequence GTGTTATTTAGTGGCGATTACCCTGGAGGGGCAACAGCTTCGCACCGCCAACTAGCTCAAACTGACCTGAGAAATGCAGTTTACGCAATGGCACCGTCTCGTTCTGGTCAGTTGCATTCCGCCTTTGCTGCCCCTCGCTCCGCTACAGCCCAATCCCTGAGACATGCTGCTTTAAAGACACAGTCGGATATTCGTCCCACAACGCCCCTCAGACCCACACGCGTTTTGCGGGGCAATCAGCAGTTGCGGGGCAGCTTGAGCACATCCGATCGCCTTAATCCACTGGGTGAGGGCATCGACCTCTTCTCAGATGACTATCGGTTGACCCGTGTAAAAGCAGGGCAGCAAGTTCACGTTCGCTTGAGTACGCCCGACTTTACCCCAACCTTACAACTGATCAACGCCCGGACAGGGCGACTCATTCGCTCAAGTGGGGTTGCTTTAACATTCACGGTTCGTCCCGGAGTACGCTATCTAGTGCGAGTCACCAGTGCCTTCACCCGCGAGATTGGCGACTATCGACTCAGCACAGAACGGTTTACCCCTCGGTCTACACAACAGTTCAACTTCTTTTGGGGGCACGGGTTGATCAATGCCACGGCTGCCGTTGCACGTGCCGCAGGCAAAAGTGAATTTCCAGACGTGACCAACCTGGATGGGACTCGCTGGGGACTCGATTTAATCAAAGCACCGGAAGTATGGGCACAGGGCTTTACCGGACAGGGTGTTACCGTTGCTGTTTTAGATGAGGGTGTGGACTATAGTCATCCTGCCTTGAGCAACAACATTTGGAACAATGCTGACGAAATTCCGGATAACGGTGTGGACGACGATCGCAACGGGTTTGTAGACGATGTGCGGGGTTGGAACTTCATCGATAACAATAACGATCCTGATGATCTGGGCGGACACGGCACCCACGTAGCCGGAACGATCGCCGCTTCCAAGGAAGGTTTAGGGGTGACAGGTGTTGCCTATAACGCCCGCATCATGCCTGTTCGTGTCTTGAGCAGCGAAGGCGGTACGGATGATGGCGTAGCTCAGGGCATCCGTTATGCGGTTGAAAATGGAGCAGACGTGATCAACATGAGCCTGGGACGCTTTACAGGTGGACCCCTCAGCCCTAACGTGCAGGCGGCTCTGAGACTGGCACGGCAGAAGGGCGTAGTGGTCGTGGTGGCTGCCGGGAATGAGCGTCAAGCTCTGGGGGCAACGCGATCGCAAAAATACACAACCTTCATTGGTGCAAACCGTCTGGGCATCTCCGTTGGCTCCGTCACCAGTCGGCGACAGGTCAATAGCTTCTCAAACCCCGCTGGCAACAGCCCATCTGCCTTCTTTGTGGCTCCGGGTTTTGATATTCGATCGACTATCCCCGGCAACAGCTACTTCTACGACAGCGGCACCTCCATGGCAACTCCCCACGTTGCCGGAGTCGTAGCACTGATGCTCAGCGCAAACCCCGATCTCACCCCCACTCAAATTGAAGACATCCTGGCAGCAACGGCTGACCGGGGCTTGAGCCTGGTGCTGTAG
- a CDS encoding non-ribosomal peptide synthetase, whose product MISDKPNQEQVEEEVFIFPASFAQQRLWFIEQLLPGDALYIIPLVFRLTGSLQRSHLHHSFQAIVQRHESLRTTFDVVEGQLVQVIAPEVLAPLTFTDLRERPVGDRESAALDQIWQSIQHPFQLNQGPLFRVQVWQLQDAEHLLLLALHHIIFDEWSSGVLIRELGERYAAFVEGRAIALPELPIQYADFAHWQRQWLQGEVLNGQLRYWKQQLQDIPVLDLPGSAVRPSLPSHQGASQLLELPQQLLDALEDLSQQAGVTLFMTLLAAFQALLHRYTGQTDLAIGSPIANRHRSELEGLIGFLVNSLVLRTDLSGDPSFIELLERVRDVTLAAYAHQDLPFEKLVEELQPVRNLGQNPLFQVVFALQNTPIEQLTLPGLVLSPVELETQTARFDLELYLWKCADNFRSLWGKGWQQSDGLRGVIVYNTALFSAEAIASLRQHFQTLLEGIVAHPKTPLSALPLLTPEEQQTLLQQWQNPRSSYPVEACIHQLFEAQVQQHPNAIATQFNHRAFTYQQLNQGSNQLARYLQRLGVTTEMPVGVCLERGVEAIAAMLAILKAGGAYVPFDPSYPPERLRFMVEDAGITVVLTQAEWADSLQTETTQIVCLEESWSDITQESDENLSTPCTADQLAYVIYTSGSTGTPKGVMVPHQAVVRLVCNTNYIQIEPSDRIAQVANLAFDAATFEVWGALLNGAQLVGIDRETTLSSTDFVTALETHTITILFLTTALLNQTVSHIPTAFKTLKYLLFGGEAVTVDRIRTILRCGKPQHLLHVYGPTENTTFSTWYDVQTIPENATTIPIGQAIANTQVYVLDAHLKPVPPGAIGEIYLGGDGLAKGYLNRPDLTAERFILERGAWERGHETKPSAISSAPDSPLPTPSLYKTGDRALYRTDGNLEFLGRTDHQIKIRGFRVELGEIELAIAQHPMIQTAVVVVREIDGERQLIAYIVPNQLMEPTERDLRSFLKAKLPIYMVPAAFVVLDTLPLTANGKVDQKALPLPDLSTPQITHSTAAPTTSLEAALVDLWTQLLGRSHVGIHDNFFELGGHSLLATQLVSRIRDRFQVELPLRKVFETPTIAELAQVMTTFHQATVPSAESDLPPAGVNGQASEWHQREEVEV is encoded by the coding sequence ATGATTTCAGACAAACCGAATCAGGAGCAGGTTGAGGAAGAGGTTTTTATCTTTCCGGCATCCTTTGCTCAGCAACGCTTGTGGTTCATCGAGCAACTGTTACCTGGCGATGCTCTATACATCATTCCCCTGGTTTTTCGGCTCACAGGCTCACTTCAGCGATCGCACCTGCATCATAGTTTTCAGGCGATCGTCCAGCGTCATGAAAGCTTGCGAACGACATTTGATGTTGTAGAAGGGCAGTTAGTTCAGGTGATTGCCCCCGAAGTATTGGCACCGCTCACGTTTACCGACCTACGAGAACGGCCTGTTGGCGATCGCGAATCTGCTGCATTGGATCAGATTTGGCAGTCGATTCAGCACCCATTTCAGTTAAATCAAGGACCACTCTTTCGGGTGCAAGTGTGGCAACTGCAAGACGCGGAACATCTATTGCTGCTGGCTCTGCACCACATCATTTTTGATGAATGGTCGAGTGGGGTGCTGATTCGGGAGTTGGGCGAACGGTATGCCGCGTTCGTAGAAGGTAGAGCGATCGCTTTGCCAGAGTTGCCGATTCAGTATGCCGATTTTGCCCATTGGCAGCGGCAGTGGTTGCAGGGCGAGGTGTTGAATGGTCAGTTGCGTTACTGGAAGCAGCAGTTACAGGACATCCCAGTGCTCGATCTACCGGGTTCTGCGGTTCGCCCGTCTCTACCCAGTCATCAGGGAGCCAGCCAGTTGTTAGAGTTACCGCAGCAATTGTTGGATGCGCTGGAGGACTTGAGCCAACAGGCAGGCGTAACCCTCTTTATGACGCTGTTAGCCGCGTTTCAGGCATTGCTGCATCGTTATACCGGACAGACTGATCTGGCGATCGGTTCCCCCATTGCCAATCGACACCGCAGTGAACTGGAGGGCTTGATCGGGTTTCTAGTTAACAGTTTGGTGTTGCGAACCGATTTGTCGGGTGATCCCAGCTTTATTGAGTTGTTAGAGCGAGTACGAGATGTCACTCTAGCAGCATATGCTCACCAGGATTTGCCCTTTGAGAAGTTAGTAGAGGAGTTGCAACCTGTTCGCAATCTTGGACAAAATCCATTGTTTCAGGTGGTCTTTGCACTGCAAAATACGCCCATCGAGCAACTCACCTTACCGGGACTCGTTCTGAGTCCTGTGGAGTTAGAAACTCAGACGGCACGTTTTGATCTGGAGCTTTATCTGTGGAAATGCGCGGATAACTTTAGAAGCCTGTGGGGCAAGGGTTGGCAGCAGTCGGATGGCTTGCGCGGCGTGATTGTGTACAACACGGCTTTGTTTAGTGCAGAGGCGATCGCCTCACTGCGGCAGCATTTTCAAACCCTGTTGGAGGGAATTGTCGCCCATCCCAAAACGCCTCTCTCAGCACTGCCGTTATTGACCCCGGAGGAACAACAAACGTTGTTACAGCAGTGGCAGAATCCCCGATCGAGCTATCCTGTTGAGGCTTGTATTCATCAGTTGTTTGAAGCGCAGGTACAACAACACCCAAATGCAATCGCAACTCAATTCAACCATCGAGCCTTTACTTATCAGCAGTTAAACCAGGGGAGTAACCAACTGGCGCGGTATCTACAACGGTTAGGCGTTACTACTGAAATGCCCGTCGGTGTTTGTTTGGAGCGAGGTGTGGAGGCGATCGCCGCCATGTTAGCCATTCTCAAAGCAGGGGGTGCTTATGTGCCGTTTGATCCGAGCTATCCCCCAGAGCGACTCCGCTTCATGGTAGAGGATGCCGGAATTACAGTAGTTCTGACGCAGGCAGAGTGGGCAGATTCCCTGCAAACAGAAACCACACAAATCGTCTGTCTGGAAGAGTCGTGGAGCGACATTACACAGGAGTCTGATGAGAACTTATCTACTCCCTGCACGGCAGATCAGCTTGCCTACGTGATTTACACGTCCGGTTCCACTGGAACACCCAAAGGGGTCATGGTGCCGCATCAAGCCGTCGTTCGGTTGGTCTGCAACACCAACTACATCCAGATTGAACCGAGCGATCGCATCGCTCAGGTGGCAAATCTTGCCTTTGATGCAGCCACATTTGAAGTGTGGGGGGCACTGTTGAATGGGGCTCAACTCGTTGGAATTGACCGGGAAACGACCCTTTCCTCCACTGATTTTGTCACAGCACTGGAGACACACACCATTACAATTTTGTTTCTCACAACCGCATTACTCAATCAGACCGTTAGCCATATTCCCACTGCATTTAAAACACTCAAATATTTACTATTTGGGGGTGAGGCAGTCACAGTCGATCGCATTCGTACCATACTTCGTTGCGGCAAACCTCAACACTTACTGCATGTGTATGGTCCTACTGAAAATACAACTTTCTCTACCTGGTACGACGTGCAAACAATTCCAGAAAATGCAACGACAATTCCCATTGGTCAGGCGATCGCCAACACCCAGGTCTATGTATTAGATGCTCACCTGAAGCCAGTTCCGCCTGGAGCCATCGGTGAAATTTATCTAGGCGGCGATGGGTTGGCAAAGGGCTATCTAAACCGTCCAGACTTAACCGCAGAACGATTTATTTTAGAGCGTGGGGCATGGGAAAGAGGACATGAAACCAAGCCGTCGGCTATCTCTTCGGCTCCCGACTCCCCACTCCCCACTCCCTCACTTTACAAAACAGGCGATCGCGCACTTTACCGAACTGACGGTAATCTAGAGTTTTTAGGACGGACGGATCACCAAATCAAGATTCGAGGATTTCGGGTGGAGTTGGGTGAGATTGAACTGGCGATCGCCCAACATCCGATGATCCAAACAGCCGTAGTCGTTGTCCGTGAAATAGACGGGGAACGGCAGTTGATCGCCTACATTGTTCCTAACCAATTGATGGAACCGACAGAGCGAGATTTGCGATCGTTTCTCAAAGCGAAATTGCCAATCTATATGGTGCCTGCTGCGTTTGTGGTGCTGGATACGTTGCCGCTGACTGCCAATGGCAAGGTTGATCAGAAAGCCTTGCCGTTACCAGATCTGAGCACCCCCCAAATCACTCACTCAACCGCTGCCCCGACCACATCTTTGGAAGCGGCTCTGGTTGACCTCTGGACGCAACTCCTGGGGCGATCGCACGTTGGGATTCACGACAATTTCTTTGAACTGGGGGGACATTCTCTGCTGGCAACGCAACTCGTCTCACGCATTCGCGATCGCTTTCAAGTAGAACTCCCACTCCGCAAAGTGTTTGAAACACCCACAATTGCAGAACTCGCACAGGTGATGACTACATTCCATCAAGCAACGGTGCCGTCTGCGGAATCAGACCTGCCCCCGGCAGGGGTGAACGGGCAAGCATCGGAATGGCATCAACGTGAGGAAGTAGAGGTATGA
- a CDS encoding transporter substrate-binding domain-containing protein, with product MLNCKLKSMLGVWRSHAPNFAKYGYSQIGFGKKIRGMGGLRPQPGVPPLQPKFPPLFTTSCTKHVARYAAIGWLTLTVSLTPVTGAPVQAAELEEIRERGYLIVAVKDNLRPLGFRGESGQLEGLEIDIARRLAEALLGQSDAITFVPVSNQERLSSLLEGEVDLVIARMGVTGSRARLVDFSLPYYVDGTAFVTRDPSVQDISDLGRQRIAVLNGSTSIPSVRSLLPLAELVGVDSYQAALELLESRQVDTFAADASVLTGWVQQYPGYRLLPTLISAETLCVAMPRGLQYDPLRQQVNDAIAQWYESGWLIERINFWGLPR from the coding sequence ATGCTCAATTGCAAACTGAAATCAATGTTAGGGGTGTGGCGTAGTCATGCCCCTAATTTTGCTAAGTACGGCTATTCACAGATAGGGTTTGGAAAGAAAATCAGGGGTATGGGGGGGCTGCGTCCCCAGCCAGGGGTTCCACCCCTGCAACCCAAATTCCCACCCCTATTTACGACGAGTTGTACTAAGCATGTTGCCAGATATGCTGCAATTGGTTGGCTCACGCTGACGGTCAGTTTAACACCCGTGACGGGTGCTCCTGTCCAGGCAGCAGAACTGGAGGAAATTCGCGAACGGGGTTATCTGATCGTAGCGGTGAAGGATAACCTGCGTCCGTTGGGGTTTCGAGGCGAATCCGGACAACTCGAAGGTCTGGAAATTGATATTGCCCGCCGCTTAGCCGAAGCGTTATTGGGGCAATCGGATGCCATTACGTTTGTGCCAGTCAGCAATCAAGAACGGCTCTCTAGCTTGTTGGAGGGGGAGGTGGATCTGGTGATTGCCAGAATGGGCGTGACTGGGTCGCGTGCTCGTCTGGTGGATTTTAGTTTGCCTTATTACGTCGATGGCACGGCGTTTGTTACCCGTGATCCCTCTGTACAAGATATTTCTGACCTGGGCAGACAGCGCATTGCGGTGTTGAATGGATCTACCTCGATTCCCAGTGTGCGATCGCTCCTTCCGTTAGCGGAGTTGGTAGGGGTTGACTCCTACCAGGCTGCACTGGAACTGCTGGAGTCGAGACAGGTCGATACCTTTGCGGCAGATGCGAGTGTGTTGACCGGATGGGTGCAGCAATATCCCGGCTATCGCCTATTACCCACGCTGATCTCAGCAGAAACGCTTTGTGTTGCTATGCCCAGGGGGTTGCAATATGACCCACTCAGGCAGCAAGTGAATGATGCGATCGCCCAGTGGTATGAGAGTGGGTGGTTGATCGAGCGAATTAACTTCTGGGGATTGCCGCGATAA
- a CDS encoding MBL fold metallo-hydrolase, whose amino-acid sequence MDSNPSLDGKPPRPVFDTPDNSIFAFPPNRDTLGATAYLVKAQPEAPSDNLLIDCPPWDAVTRTFLHEQGGIRWLFITHRGGIGKVRPIQEEFGCEVVIQEQEAYLLPEVKVTAFQQTFEFNRMCHAFWTSGHSPGSSCLYYSSFGGVLFSGRHLLPDQKGDPVPLRFAKTFHWRRQIQSIQRSLQEFSPETLSYICPGANTGFLRGQRAIDRAYQRLTQLDLEQCLQTEAVL is encoded by the coding sequence ATGGACAGCAACCCATCACTCGATGGCAAACCTCCCCGTCCTGTCTTTGACACCCCCGACAATTCAATCTTTGCCTTTCCGCCCAATCGCGACACCCTGGGCGCGACTGCCTATCTGGTCAAAGCCCAGCCAGAAGCACCGTCAGATAATTTATTGATCGACTGTCCTCCCTGGGATGCCGTGACCCGCACTTTTCTACACGAACAGGGTGGCATTCGCTGGTTATTCATCACCCATCGAGGCGGCATCGGCAAAGTCCGTCCAATTCAGGAGGAGTTTGGCTGTGAGGTGGTCATCCAGGAGCAAGAGGCATACTTGCTGCCAGAGGTGAAAGTCACTGCGTTTCAGCAGACCTTCGAGTTTAACCGGATGTGTCATGCCTTCTGGACATCCGGTCATTCACCCGGTTCCTCTTGTTTGTATTACAGCAGCTTTGGGGGAGTGTTGTTTTCGGGGCGACACCTGCTGCCTGACCAAAAAGGTGATCCAGTGCCACTGCGGTTTGCCAAAACCTTCCACTGGAGACGACAGATTCAAAGCATTCAGCGATCGCTCCAGGAATTTAGCCCAGAAACCCTGAGTTATATTTGCCCTGGTGCCAACACGGGCTTTTTACGAGGTCAACGAGCCATTGATCGAGCCTATCAACGCTTGACTCAATTAGATCTGGAGCAGTGTTTACAAACTGAAGCCGTGTTGTGA
- the rpmI gene encoding 50S ribosomal protein L35, with amino-acid sequence MPKLKTRKAAAKRFRRSGSGKIMRRKAFRNHLLQHKTSTRKRRLAQPALVHERDAENVELMLPYL; translated from the coding sequence ATGCCCAAACTAAAAACTCGCAAGGCTGCTGCTAAGCGGTTCCGTCGTAGCGGAAGCGGTAAAATTATGCGCCGCAAAGCATTCCGGAATCACCTATTGCAGCACAAGACCTCCACTCGCAAGCGTCGCCTTGCCCAACCCGCCTTGGTACACGAACGCGATGCTGAGAATGTAGAGCTGATGCTCCCCTACTTGTAG
- the rplT gene encoding 50S ribosomal protein L20: protein MTRVKRGNVARKRRKKILKLAKGFRGSHSRLFRTANQQVMKALRNAYRDRRKRKRDFRRLWIARINAAARQHGMSYSQLLGNLKKANVLINRKMLAQMAVLDPAGFGKVVEVARQAR from the coding sequence ATGACTCGGGTTAAGCGCGGCAACGTCGCACGCAAACGCCGCAAAAAAATTCTCAAATTAGCAAAAGGGTTCCGGGGTTCTCACTCTCGGCTCTTTCGGACGGCTAACCAGCAGGTAATGAAGGCATTGCGGAATGCCTATCGCGATCGCCGCAAGCGGAAGCGTGATTTTCGTCGCCTCTGGATTGCTCGGATTAACGCCGCTGCACGTCAGCACGGTATGAGCTACAGCCAATTGCTCGGCAACTTGAAAAAGGCAAATGTGCTGATTAATCGCAAGATGTTGGCACAAATGGCGGTGCTCGATCCCGCAGGTTTTGGCAAAGTAGTGGAAGTTGCTCGTCAAGCAAGATAA
- a CDS encoding GUN4 domain-containing protein, with product MTQPNLLELAKQGNPKAIAALMNRQLQPKGITAKVALKDHYLQILLEAAKLPSKQACITFIQDGLNKLGITEIDKAKVYGKQIGEDFPEWHQEIILISSGSKTSSDSHGSASHEIDTVLSKDINSGVEADIEQISNQIYETLRASFNEPILNRLEEEDEKTIHEVAEDFLDDLEIDLRAVFSKLENKITTLVDTFNFELDRNKISALFFGISSSDFSGVNSAIKQLHKATQNLLETDFSEKDTLIEVGKGAFNNFIRGGGLIGAAIGGVNVFFDSDKQKQENQIILEKYEKAREKVYQEWESVRRVAYDMISQLILQAQNIQLTSYSILHQAEDLCKKSIEYLWNKNYKEAITSCDRAIELNPISAIAWNLKGYALYELNSYREAIQSFNKAIYIDRSYLEAWQNKGNALQKLGQHEEAILSYDHTIQISSHNYSAWLSKSQSLCELGRYDEAVKACDIAVTLDSENFEAWYTKATCAALIEDLDQVLTSLKNALNLNLKETQEKIQNDARFGCIRENDKFKALVEDSSVGIDFSELRKFLSEKDWKKADKETAKIMCEAARLSVLKFLEDADDADDLVKRMIEIDVSIEEDEPLSELHDSIIKFIPRTDLNTLDKLWIEHSNSKFGFSVQRKIYRQLGDEDTWDIRDKFGNQTGWRIRDKDGNYNWRRSDRFEYDFEKAPEGHLPSCLWAGKEDGWFSSNRRDRLVKLFAHMDDHSIANINV from the coding sequence ATGACACAACCTAATCTGCTAGAACTCGCTAAGCAAGGCAACCCCAAGGCGATCGCAGCTCTGATGAATCGCCAACTGCAACCCAAAGGCATCACTGCCAAAGTTGCTCTTAAGGATCATTATTTGCAGATTTTATTAGAAGCAGCAAAACTTCCATCAAAGCAAGCTTGTATCACCTTTATTCAAGACGGCTTAAACAAACTGGGCATTACGGAAATCGACAAGGCAAAAGTATATGGTAAGCAAATAGGTGAAGATTTCCCAGAGTGGCATCAAGAGATTATCTTAATCTCAAGTGGAAGTAAGACATCCAGTGATTCTCATGGCTCCGCTTCACATGAGATAGATACAGTTTTATCCAAGGATATAAATTCAGGTGTAGAAGCAGACATAGAACAAATCTCGAATCAAATTTATGAAACACTGAGAGCCAGTTTTAATGAACCTATTCTTAATAGACTTGAAGAGGAAGATGAAAAAACCATTCATGAAGTCGCAGAAGACTTTTTAGATGATTTAGAAATTGATTTAAGAGCAGTTTTTAGTAAGTTGGAAAATAAAATAACAACCTTGGTAGATACGTTTAATTTTGAGCTTGATAGAAATAAAATTTCTGCTCTTTTCTTTGGAATTTCTAGTAGTGATTTTTCGGGTGTAAATTCAGCCATTAAGCAACTTCATAAAGCCACGCAGAATTTATTAGAAACTGATTTTTCAGAAAAAGATACATTAATTGAGGTAGGCAAAGGTGCATTCAATAACTTTATACGAGGTGGAGGTCTTATTGGAGCAGCAATAGGTGGTGTAAATGTTTTTTTTGATAGTGATAAACAAAAGCAAGAGAATCAAATAATTCTTGAGAAATATGAAAAAGCTAGAGAGAAGGTCTATCAAGAGTGGGAGTCTGTAAGAAGAGTTGCATATGATATGATTTCTCAGCTAATTCTTCAAGCTCAAAATATTCAATTAACTTCTTACTCAATCCTTCACCAGGCAGAAGATTTATGTAAGAAGTCTATTGAGTATTTATGGAACAAGAATTATAAAGAAGCAATTACAAGTTGCGATCGCGCAATTGAACTTAATCCTATCTCTGCAATTGCTTGGAACTTGAAAGGATATGCATTGTATGAATTGAATTCTTATAGAGAAGCAATTCAATCCTTTAATAAAGCAATTTATATTGATAGAAGCTATCTTGAAGCGTGGCAAAATAAAGGGAATGCGTTGCAAAAGTTAGGGCAGCATGAAGAAGCTATTTTGTCCTATGATCATACAATTCAAATTAGTTCTCATAATTATTCTGCTTGGCTTAGTAAGAGCCAATCGTTATGTGAATTAGGACGTTACGATGAAGCAGTTAAAGCATGTGATATAGCTGTTACACTTGATTCTGAAAACTTTGAGGCATGGTATACAAAAGCTACATGTGCAGCATTAATTGAGGATTTAGATCAAGTACTCACGAGCTTAAAGAATGCATTAAATCTAAATCTTAAGGAAACACAAGAAAAGATTCAAAATGATGCTCGATTTGGCTGCATTCGCGAGAATGACAAATTCAAAGCTTTAGTAGAAGATTCTTCTGTTGGTATAGACTTTAGTGAATTGAGAAAATTTTTATCAGAAAAGGATTGGAAAAAAGCTGATAAAGAAACAGCTAAAATTATGTGCGAAGCAGCACGACTTTCAGTCTTAAAGTTTTTAGAAGATGCAGATGATGCAGATGATCTTGTTAAGAGGATGATTGAAATAGATGTTTCCATTGAAGAAGATGAACCATTATCTGAATTACATGACTCTATTATTAAATTTATCCCTCGCACTGATCTAAACACACTCGATAAACTATGGATTGAACATAGTAATTCTAAATTTGGCTTTAGTGTTCAGAGAAAAATTTACCGCCAACTAGGTGATGAGGATACTTGGGATATCCGAGATAAATTTGGTAATCAAACTGGGTGGCGAATTCGTGACAAAGATGGAAACTATAATTGGCGACGTTCTGATCGGTTTGAGTATGACTTTGAAAAAGCCCCGGAAGGACATCTTCCTAGTTGTCTTTGGGCAGGTAAAGAAGATGGATGGTTCAGCTCAAATCGTCGCGATCGGCTAGTTAAGTTGTTTGCTCATATGGATGATCATTCAATCGCGAATATTAATGTTTAA
- a CDS encoding helix-turn-helix domain-containing protein has protein sequence MGASTHSEEYQEFLKRLRSARLEAGLTQAEVAKRLGQPQPYVSKCESGERRVDVVELAQFATIYNKPIDYFVWAILDSNQ, from the coding sequence ATGGGAGCTTCAACACATTCAGAGGAATACCAGGAATTCTTGAAGCGGTTGCGATCGGCAAGGCTTGAAGCAGGATTGACACAAGCAGAAGTAGCCAAGCGATTAGGGCAACCACAGCCGTATGTCTCTAAATGCGAATCTGGAGAGAGGCGTGTCGATGTTGTAGAGCTTGCTCAATTCGCTACCATTTACAACAAGCCAATAGATTACTTTGTATGGGCGATACTGGATTCGAACCAGTGA